Proteins encoded within one genomic window of Alteribacter populi:
- a CDS encoding ABC-F family ATP-binding cassette domain-containing protein, which produces MINVNNVSLRFGDRKLFEDVNIKFTPGNCYGLIGANGAGKSTFLKILSGEIEAQTGDVSLPPNQRMAVLKQNHFEYEEDTVLDVVIMGHTRLYEVMKEKDEIYMKADFSDEDGMKAAELEGEFAELNGWEAESDAALLLRGLGIGEDLHQKKMADLTGGEKVKVLLAQALFGNPDVLLLDEPTNHLDIKAIQWLEEFLINFENTVIVVSHDRHFLNKVCTHIADLDFGKLQIYVGNYDFWYESSQLALKMAQEQNKKKEEKVKELQSFIARFSANASKSKQATSRKKLLDKIELDDIKPSSRKYPYVHFKPEREIGNDVLQVEGLTKTIDGEKVLNNVSFIMNKDDKIALVGENEIANTTLMKILMGEMDPDSGTFKWGITTSQSYFPKDNSAYFEGNDLPLVDWLRQYSPEDETETFIRGFLGRMLFSGEEAKKKASVLSGGEKVRCMLSKMMLSGANILLLDEPTNHLDLESITALNNGLINFKGSMIFTSHDHQFNQSIANRIIEIKDEGVFDKEITYDEYVELKAAK; this is translated from the coding sequence ATGATTAATGTAAATAATGTAAGTTTGCGATTTGGTGATCGCAAGCTTTTTGAAGATGTAAATATCAAATTCACTCCCGGTAATTGCTATGGATTAATTGGTGCAAATGGTGCCGGTAAATCAACGTTTTTAAAGATTTTATCTGGTGAAATTGAAGCACAAACTGGTGATGTATCGCTACCTCCAAACCAACGGATGGCTGTTCTTAAACAGAACCACTTCGAATATGAAGAAGACACCGTTCTCGATGTTGTCATAATGGGGCATACCCGCCTATATGAAGTTATGAAAGAAAAAGATGAGATCTATATGAAAGCTGACTTCTCTGATGAGGATGGCATGAAAGCTGCTGAGCTTGAAGGTGAATTCGCCGAATTAAACGGTTGGGAAGCTGAATCCGATGCAGCTCTTCTTCTAAGAGGTCTTGGCATTGGTGAAGACCTTCATCAGAAAAAAATGGCTGACCTGACGGGTGGCGAAAAAGTAAAAGTTCTTTTAGCTCAGGCGTTATTTGGTAACCCTGATGTACTACTACTCGATGAGCCGACCAACCACTTGGACATCAAAGCCATTCAATGGTTGGAAGAGTTTTTGATTAACTTTGAGAATACCGTCATTGTCGTTTCCCACGACCGTCACTTCTTAAATAAAGTGTGTACTCATATTGCTGATTTAGATTTTGGTAAATTGCAGATTTATGTAGGGAACTATGATTTCTGGTATGAATCCAGCCAACTCGCACTCAAAATGGCTCAAGAACAAAACAAGAAAAAAGAAGAAAAAGTAAAAGAGTTGCAATCTTTTATTGCCCGTTTTAGTGCTAACGCATCGAAATCGAAGCAAGCGACATCCCGTAAAAAACTTTTAGATAAAATCGAGCTCGATGACATTAAACCATCATCCCGTAAATATCCATATGTCCACTTCAAACCCGAGCGTGAAATCGGTAATGACGTTCTTCAAGTGGAAGGTTTAACAAAAACCATTGATGGAGAAAAAGTATTAAATAATGTCAGCTTTATTATGAACAAAGATGATAAAATTGCACTCGTAGGTGAAAACGAAATTGCTAATACAACTTTAATGAAAATTTTAATGGGTGAAATGGACCCAGACAGCGGAACATTCAAATGGGGCATTACAACATCACAATCTTACTTCCCAAAAGATAATTCAGCTTACTTTGAAGGCAACGATCTTCCACTTGTTGATTGGTTGCGCCAATATTCACCGGAAGATGAAACAGAAACGTTTATCCGAGGTTTCTTAGGACGTATGCTCTTCTCGGGTGAGGAAGCGAAAAAGAAAGCAAGCGTACTGTCCGGAGGGGAAAAAGTTCGTTGTATGCTTTCAAAGATGATGTTGAGCGGCGCGAACATCCTTCTTTTAGATGAACCTACAAACCACTTAGATTTAGAGTCGATTACCGCCTTAAACAATGGCTTGATTAATTTTAAAGGATCGATGATTTTCACTTCTCATGACCATCAATTTAATCAGTCAATTGCCAATCGCATCATTGAGATTAAGGACGAAGGTGTTTTCGACAAAGAAATTACCTATGATGAGTATGTAGAGCTTAAAGCAGCTAAATAA
- the coaA gene encoding type I pantothenate kinase has protein sequence MIQNHPVQKQYSPYITLKKDEWATLSPGSVQPLSEAEIEKLQGINENISMEEVSSVYLPLSRLINLYTTASQDLHSVTNLFLHKKTRKVPYVIGMAGSVAVGKSTTARLIQALLKRWPNHPKVELVTTDGFLYPNRVLEEKGIMNRKGFPESYDTSKLIRFLADLKSGVEKVTAPVYSHLVYDIVDGEEQTVYQPDIVIVEGINVLQVTNDGRDIPEVFVSDFFDFSIYVDAKEEDIFHWYIDRFKTLRNTAFKNPASYFKRYADLTDDEANKVATKIWKDINEVNLYNNILPTKHRADLILRKGNDHSVEKVQLRKV, from the coding sequence ATGATCCAAAACCACCCTGTTCAAAAGCAATATTCACCCTATATTACGCTTAAAAAAGATGAATGGGCAACCTTAAGCCCGGGATCAGTCCAGCCACTATCTGAAGCAGAAATTGAAAAGCTACAGGGCATAAACGAAAACATATCAATGGAAGAAGTTTCGAGTGTTTATCTTCCACTATCAAGGTTGATTAACCTTTATACAACAGCTTCTCAAGACTTACATTCCGTAACGAATTTATTTTTACATAAAAAGACAAGGAAAGTCCCCTACGTTATTGGAATGGCCGGTAGTGTGGCAGTAGGTAAAAGTACAACTGCCCGTCTAATTCAGGCTCTATTAAAGAGATGGCCGAATCATCCGAAAGTTGAATTAGTAACAACAGATGGTTTTCTTTACCCAAACCGTGTTCTTGAAGAAAAAGGGATTATGAATCGTAAAGGGTTCCCAGAGAGCTATGATACATCTAAACTTATCCGCTTTTTAGCTGATTTAAAGTCAGGGGTAGAAAAAGTAACCGCGCCAGTGTATTCACACTTGGTTTACGATATTGTCGATGGTGAAGAACAAACGGTCTATCAACCAGACATTGTCATTGTTGAAGGCATTAACGTCTTACAAGTAACAAATGATGGAAGAGATATTCCGGAAGTTTTCGTATCCGACTTCTTTGATTTTTCAATTTACGTGGATGCCAAGGAAGAAGACATCTTCCATTGGTATATCGATCGATTTAAGACGCTTCGAAATACAGCCTTTAAAAACCCGGCATCATATTTTAAGCGTTATGCCGATTTAACAGATGATGAAGCAAACAAAGTAGCTACGAAGATTTGGAAAGATATTAATGAGGTTAATCTATATAACAACATTCTCCCGACAAAACACCGTGCAGATCTTATTTTACGTAAGGGGAATGATCACAGTGTCGAAAAAGTTCAATTAAGGAAAGTTTAA
- a CDS encoding VOC family protein yields MANLLAGIDHIQLAAPKDCEEEARHFYNGLLGLEEIPKPENLRKRGGVWFKLGSQELHIGVQEAFIPAKKAHPGFIVHDLQEVKNLLTNENVEIKEEPPIKGRERFFVSDPFENRIEFLAFD; encoded by the coding sequence ATGGCAAACCTATTGGCAGGAATTGATCATATCCAGTTAGCCGCACCAAAAGATTGTGAAGAAGAAGCACGACACTTTTATAATGGACTTCTCGGTTTAGAGGAAATACCGAAACCAGAAAACCTAAGAAAAAGGGGTGGTGTTTGGTTTAAATTAGGTTCCCAGGAGCTACATATTGGTGTTCAAGAGGCATTTATTCCAGCAAAAAAAGCCCATCCCGGGTTTATTGTGCATGATTTACAAGAAGTAAAGAATTTGCTTACGAATGAAAATGTCGAGATTAAAGAAGAGCCTCCTATCAAAGGGAGAGAACGATTCTTTGTTTCTGATCCATTTGAAAACCGAATCGAATTTTTAGCTTTCGATTAA
- the pepF gene encoding oligoendopeptidase F, whose amino-acid sequence METTKQKRPTRQEVPEPLTWNLKDLFLSHEAWLAELTALDSDVSEVTQFRNHLINSGQTLFVCLQTKDAFMERVIRVVTYANLKLFEDGSNAENQGNYAKVSNKLATFNGALSFIESEILSFPEGKIEEFFVEEPKLQTYQKNLLDLVKRKAHTLTPETEQVLASLNAVHSSPYQIYSQSKSSDLHFSHFKNDQDESMPLSFALYEDRYELSSDTTVRRNAYSNFIEGLENFKNTYAATYSSEVTKQITMSKIRGYDSVTEMLLGPQDVTLDMYNNQLDIIYKELSPHMQRLAKLKKRELGLDQMYYCDLKAPLDHEFNPEISYEKATEMILEALEVMGPEYMEIMKKGVNDRWVDRAENHGKMTGAFCSSPYGAHPYILMTWTDMMRGTFILAHELGHAGHFYLANKYQEVSNTRPSTYFVEAPSTMNELLLADHLINQSSDNRMKRWVILQLLGTYYHNFVTHLLEGEFQRRVYKRAEKGESLTAASLSELKHSVLTGFWGDSVTIDNGAGLTWMRQPHYYMGLYPYTYSAGLTASTAVAKMIKEEGEPAVERWIDVLKAGGTKTPLELLSDAGVDLSNPNPIREAVAYIGSLVDELEKSFDPQQL is encoded by the coding sequence ATGGAAACGACAAAACAAAAACGACCTACACGTCAAGAAGTGCCCGAACCTTTAACCTGGAATTTAAAAGACTTATTTCTTTCCCATGAAGCATGGTTAGCAGAATTAACTGCATTAGATAGTGATGTATCAGAGGTTACGCAATTTCGAAATCACTTAATAAACAGTGGTCAAACCCTGTTTGTTTGCTTGCAGACGAAAGATGCTTTTATGGAGAGAGTCATTCGTGTAGTAACCTACGCTAATTTAAAATTATTTGAAGATGGATCCAATGCAGAGAACCAAGGCAATTACGCTAAAGTATCAAATAAACTAGCTACATTCAATGGAGCATTATCTTTTATTGAATCTGAAATTCTTTCTTTTCCAGAAGGTAAAATTGAAGAATTTTTTGTTGAAGAGCCTAAGCTTCAAACGTATCAAAAAAACTTGCTTGACCTTGTGAAACGTAAAGCCCATACATTAACACCTGAAACCGAACAAGTATTAGCCTCACTTAATGCTGTCCACTCTTCTCCTTACCAGATTTATTCCCAAAGTAAGTCGAGTGATCTTCACTTTTCTCATTTTAAAAACGACCAAGATGAAAGTATGCCTCTTTCTTTCGCTTTATATGAAGATCGGTATGAGCTATCATCCGATACAACTGTCCGTAGAAATGCATACAGCAATTTCATTGAAGGGTTAGAAAACTTTAAAAACACCTATGCTGCTACATATTCTTCTGAAGTAACGAAACAAATTACCATGTCTAAAATACGAGGATACGATTCCGTTACTGAAATGCTCCTCGGGCCTCAAGATGTCACGCTGGATATGTACAATAATCAACTTGATATTATTTATAAAGAGCTCTCACCTCATATGCAACGTTTAGCGAAATTAAAGAAAAGAGAGCTAGGGTTAGACCAAATGTACTATTGCGACCTCAAAGCACCGCTAGACCATGAATTTAATCCGGAAATATCCTACGAAAAAGCCACAGAAATGATCTTGGAAGCATTAGAAGTGATGGGACCGGAGTATATGGAAATCATGAAAAAAGGAGTCAATGACCGGTGGGTAGACCGAGCTGAAAATCACGGAAAAATGACAGGAGCGTTCTGTTCAAGCCCTTATGGTGCTCACCCATACATCCTCATGACGTGGACAGATATGATGAGAGGAACGTTTATTCTTGCCCACGAATTAGGACATGCAGGTCACTTTTATTTAGCAAATAAATATCAAGAAGTTTCAAACACAAGACCGTCTACCTATTTTGTAGAAGCCCCATCTACGATGAATGAGCTATTATTAGCTGACCATTTGATCAACCAGTCTTCGGATAATAGAATGAAACGGTGGGTGATCCTTCAACTTTTAGGCACTTATTATCATAACTTTGTAACCCATTTATTAGAAGGGGAATTCCAACGAAGAGTTTATAAGCGCGCAGAAAAAGGCGAATCCCTAACTGCTGCTTCCTTATCTGAATTAAAGCATTCAGTGCTGACAGGCTTTTGGGGAGATTCTGTCACCATTGATAATGGCGCAGGATTAACTTGGATGCGACAACCGCATTATTATATGGGGCTCTATCCGTATACTTATTCCGCTGGCTTAACTGCGTCAACTGCTGTTGCGAAAATGATTAAAGAAGAAGGTGAACCTGCTGTTGAACGGTGGATTGACGTATTAAAAGCTGGAGGAACTAAAACTCCACTTGAACTACTTAGTGATGCAGGTGTGGACCTTTCGAATCCAAATCCTATTCGGGAAGCTGTTGCATACATCGGATCACTTGTCGATGAATTAGAAAAAAGTTTCGATCCACAACAGCTATAA
- a CDS encoding ABC transporter ATP-binding protein gives MEQVSIKNVEKTFRTSDKEAKSFTVFDDINLEVSAGEFVSLLGPSGCGKSTLLNIVAGLDRATNGEVMIGGEKVTSPGSDRGVVFQEAALMPWLSVLDNVTFALKKKMKKTEAIDEAKKYLKLVHLSKFQDSYPHELSGGMKQRVAIARALAMDPKVLLMDEPFGALDEQTRSMLHKEVQYIWEETKKTILFVTHNIREAILLSDRIVLMGTRPGGIRKEFPIDLPRPRTPSSEDFIKIEQDIMSILAGEIEKVMREEMGDDFNSQKASLLYGSNRNMGDHI, from the coding sequence ATGGAGCAAGTAAGTATAAAAAATGTTGAAAAAACATTTAGAACTAGTGATAAAGAAGCAAAAAGCTTCACAGTATTTGATGATATTAATCTTGAGGTTTCAGCCGGTGAGTTTGTCTCTTTGCTGGGGCCGTCAGGTTGTGGGAAATCAACACTTTTAAATATAGTAGCCGGTCTTGACCGAGCGACAAATGGAGAAGTTATGATTGGCGGTGAAAAGGTGACTTCTCCCGGCTCTGATCGTGGTGTAGTATTCCAAGAGGCCGCGTTGATGCCTTGGTTGAGCGTACTTGATAATGTCACATTCGCTCTTAAGAAAAAAATGAAAAAAACAGAAGCGATCGACGAGGCAAAAAAATACTTAAAACTTGTTCACTTGAGTAAATTTCAGGATTCTTACCCTCATGAATTGTCAGGTGGCATGAAACAAAGAGTGGCCATTGCAAGGGCTTTAGCAATGGATCCTAAAGTTTTATTAATGGATGAACCTTTTGGTGCATTAGACGAACAAACCCGCTCAATGCTTCATAAAGAAGTTCAATATATTTGGGAAGAAACAAAGAAAACGATCCTGTTTGTTACTCATAATATACGAGAAGCCATTCTGTTGTCTGATCGCATTGTATTAATGGGAACTCGTCCAGGGGGCATTCGGAAAGAGTTTCCGATTGACTTGCCTCGCCCAAGAACACCGTCCTCAGAGGATTTTATCAAGATTGAGCAAGATATCATGTCAATCTTAGCTGGGGAAATAGAAAAAGTGATGAGGGAGGAAATGGGTGATGACTTCAATAGTCAGAAGGCTTCTCTTCTTTACGGCTCTAATCGTAATATGGGAGACCACATTTAG
- a CDS encoding ABC transporter permease, with protein MTSIVRRLLFFTALIVIWETTFRINLKTNFWSTTLFPSPIGAVEQLYRGFFETGILTVALTESLQRISAGFVLAVLIGGTLGVLLATSKIADETLGSLVIALQPVPSIVWLPIALMMFQGGSAAILFVVVLGGTWAMTLNTRMGIKNVQPILIRAARTMGYSRTELVWKVMLPASIPSALTGARLAWAFGWRALMAAELIGRGGLGRTLMDARDFYNMDLVVAIMFIISAIGLIVEYFIFSKVEKKVLARWGLATNST; from the coding sequence ATGACTTCAATAGTCAGAAGGCTTCTCTTCTTTACGGCTCTAATCGTAATATGGGAGACCACATTTAGAATCAACTTAAAAACAAACTTTTGGTCGACAACACTATTCCCGTCACCAATAGGGGCAGTAGAACAATTATATCGTGGATTTTTTGAGACCGGCATTTTAACCGTAGCGCTAACAGAAAGTTTACAAAGAATTTCAGCAGGCTTTGTTTTGGCTGTCTTAATTGGAGGTACGTTAGGGGTGTTACTTGCGACTTCCAAAATAGCAGATGAAACGCTCGGTTCACTTGTGATTGCCTTGCAGCCTGTACCGAGTATCGTCTGGCTTCCGATTGCATTAATGATGTTCCAAGGAGGATCTGCCGCTATTTTATTCGTCGTTGTATTAGGCGGAACGTGGGCGATGACGTTAAACACACGGATGGGTATTAAGAACGTTCAACCGATCCTTATAAGAGCTGCACGTACGATGGGTTACAGTCGGACTGAACTTGTTTGGAAAGTGATGCTTCCTGCTTCGATCCCATCGGCATTAACCGGTGCGCGGTTGGCGTGGGCATTTGGGTGGCGAGCATTAATGGCTGCAGAATTAATCGGTCGCGGTGGTCTAGGACGTACGCTTATGGATGCACGAGATTTTTACAATATGGACTTGGTTGTAGCGATAATGTTTATCATCTCTGCAATAGGATTAATTGTCGAATATTTCATCTTCAGCAAAGTAGAGAAAAAAGTATTAGCCCGATGGGGATTAGCAACAAACAGTACGTAA
- a CDS encoding aliphatic sulfonate ABC transporter substrate-binding protein, translated as MKKAFGWLLGGVALLGLAACSTGGDGAGSGEEVNIGYFPNLDHAAGIIGKEKGYFEESMTESEVNFINFPNGNDFIDALSTGNIDMGYVGPGPAINYYLQGGDVVVIGAAANGATLIVSREDSGIHTLEDMDGHSFCTPGNGCTHNVQLEIMLERIGLKSNRLGGTVEHQSRVAPANMVAMFEQGDIDAAAAPEPWGTLLVEEHNANVVVEWNDVFLGEDLASVVFVTTSEFLEENPSQVEQALRAHKQAVDYTQEDTEDTLQTINDSLYNLTQTRLPETVLENAWERMVVTTETHADALQYWATASYELDFIEDEPNLDDFVDTSILDKIIEEE; from the coding sequence ATGAAAAAGGCATTCGGATGGTTACTTGGAGGCGTTGCTTTACTTGGGCTGGCAGCGTGTAGTACAGGTGGAGACGGTGCAGGATCAGGTGAGGAAGTGAACATTGGATATTTTCCTAACCTAGATCACGCAGCGGGGATTATTGGAAAAGAAAAAGGTTATTTCGAAGAGTCGATGACCGAGAGTGAAGTTAATTTTATCAATTTTCCCAATGGAAATGACTTTATTGACGCTTTAAGTACAGGGAACATTGATATGGGCTATGTAGGTCCGGGTCCTGCAATTAATTACTATTTGCAGGGCGGGGACGTTGTTGTTATTGGAGCCGCGGCAAATGGAGCAACACTGATCGTTTCAAGAGAAGACTCGGGTATTCATACTTTAGAAGATATGGATGGACACTCCTTCTGTACTCCTGGCAATGGTTGTACCCACAACGTACAACTCGAAATAATGCTGGAACGAATTGGATTAAAATCAAACCGCTTAGGTGGAACCGTAGAGCACCAGTCTCGTGTAGCTCCCGCTAATATGGTAGCGATGTTTGAACAAGGGGATATTGACGCTGCGGCTGCACCAGAACCGTGGGGGACGTTATTAGTTGAAGAACATAATGCAAATGTCGTTGTCGAGTGGAATGACGTATTTTTAGGTGAGGATTTAGCGAGTGTCGTTTTTGTCACAACGAGTGAATTTCTTGAAGAAAATCCAAGTCAAGTAGAACAAGCGTTGCGAGCGCACAAACAGGCTGTCGATTATACTCAAGAAGATACTGAGGATACGCTACAAACGATTAATGATTCACTCTATAACTTAACGCAAACTAGATTGCCTGAAACAGTATTGGAAAATGCTTGGGAGCGAATGGTTGTAACGACTGAAACGCATGCTGATGCATTGCAATATTGGGCTACCGCATCATATGAATTGGACTTTATTGAAGATGAACCGAATCTTGATGACTTTGTAGATACATCAATTTTGGATAAAATTATAGAAGAGGAATAG
- the msrA gene encoding peptide-methionine (S)-S-oxide reductase MsrA produces MENKKHEIATFAGGCFWCMVKPFDELPGIEQVVSGYTGGDVDNPTYEQVKSGKTGHYEVVQITYDPVLFPYEKLLELYWPQIDPTDDGGQFIDRGSQYRTAIFYHNNAQKVLAEKTKKQLKESGKFSKPIVTEILPAKTFYKAEEDHQKFYQKNPKRYERERIDSGRDIFIAQHWND; encoded by the coding sequence ATGGAAAATAAAAAACATGAAATAGCGACATTTGCAGGTGGATGCTTTTGGTGTATGGTCAAGCCCTTTGATGAACTTCCTGGGATCGAACAAGTCGTTTCGGGTTATACAGGTGGAGATGTTGACAACCCGACCTATGAACAAGTGAAATCAGGTAAGACTGGCCATTACGAAGTCGTTCAAATCACATACGACCCAGTCTTGTTTCCTTATGAAAAATTGCTTGAACTTTATTGGCCGCAAATAGACCCAACAGATGATGGTGGACAGTTCATTGACCGAGGCAGTCAATATCGGACTGCAATCTTTTATCATAACAACGCTCAAAAAGTGCTCGCAGAAAAAACAAAAAAACAACTGAAGGAAAGCGGTAAGTTTTCTAAACCGATCGTAACCGAAATTCTTCCTGCAAAGACTTTTTATAAGGCGGAGGAAGACCATCAGAAATTTTATCAAAAAAACCCGAAACGATACGAGCGCGAACGTATTGATTCAGGAAGGGATATATTTATTGCTCAGCATTGGAATGATTAA
- a CDS encoding SRPBCC family protein — translation MKTVQYSIIIKKPVYEVFQYIENPAHKPEWEEPVLEAKITEGNTVKEGATIEVKSQVLGRKFTARGKVITYEENKKTSCISSKPFNHVITNTYEAVDGGTLFTRTGEADIDAVKKKFKFASPMVVKIMESSLKQSAKKAKEILES, via the coding sequence ATGAAAACAGTACAGTACAGCATTATTATTAAAAAGCCGGTATATGAAGTTTTTCAATATATTGAAAATCCGGCCCATAAACCAGAGTGGGAAGAACCTGTCCTTGAAGCAAAAATTACAGAAGGCAACACAGTAAAAGAAGGAGCAACGATAGAAGTAAAGAGTCAGGTTTTAGGGCGGAAATTTACGGCTAGAGGTAAAGTGATTACATATGAAGAAAATAAGAAAACCTCTTGTATCTCAAGTAAACCCTTCAATCATGTGATCACAAATACGTATGAGGCTGTTGATGGCGGAACCTTGTTTACCCGTACAGGGGAAGCAGATATTGATGCAGTAAAAAAGAAGTTTAAGTTTGCTTCGCCAATGGTTGTTAAAATAATGGAATCTTCATTAAAGCAATCCGCAAAAAAGGCGAAGGAAATATTGGAATCATAA
- a CDS encoding DnaJ family domain-containing protein: MRDWFGEMYKKHEKLGDFEYLEGKGKRLSRDVLEGDVLDRTIKSANFVPEWVQKRKDILVEMKNVIELRPHLDDQELEEKIDQVNALVRKYNRKCPPVMQRGLVSEKNLEDRYKSWQ, translated from the coding sequence ATGCGTGACTGGTTTGGTGAAATGTACAAGAAACATGAAAAACTGGGAGATTTTGAATACCTTGAAGGGAAAGGGAAGCGGTTATCGAGAGACGTACTTGAAGGAGACGTCCTTGACCGAACGATAAAAAGTGCGAATTTTGTACCTGAATGGGTGCAAAAGCGTAAAGATATCTTAGTTGAAATGAAGAATGTGATTGAATTAAGGCCCCATCTCGATGATCAGGAACTAGAGGAGAAAATTGATCAAGTTAACGCTCTCGTAAGGAAGTACAACCGAAAATGTCCACCGGTGATGCAGCGTGGGCTAGTAAGCGAAAAAAATCTAGAGGACCGTTATAAATCATGGCAATAG